From Amycolatopsis sp. WQ 127309:
GTCGGCGGACTTCGCCGCGCTGATGGACCTCACGCTCGGCCTGCACCACGAGGCCGAGGCGGCCATCCGGGCGTGGGGGATGAACGACGAGAGCGTGCGCGCGGCGCAGAAACGCGTCGACGAGGCCCGCGTCCGGACGGTCGGCAAGGCGGTCACGGGCATCGTCGGCGACCGCGAGCTGGCCCGGACGCTGACGTCGCTGGGCATGGCGATGCTGGTGGGCCACCAGCAGCTCGCGTCGGCGGGGGAGCACAGCGAGCTGGCGGCGCTGCTGGCCGAGTACACGCGGCTGGTGCACGCGCGCGCGGGTTAGGCGTTGCCGAGGATCCGGTTCACGGTGATTTCTAGGACCACCCGCCGCGGGTTCGGCTTCGGTTGCCGATAGCGCGCGGCGTAGCGGTTTTCCGCGTCCCGCACCGACTCCGGGTCGTCGCGCAGCACCGCTCGTCCCTCCAATGTGGACCACTTCGGGCCGTCGAGCTGGCAGACGGCGACCGGTATCCCGTCGGCGCCCGCGGCCCGGATCAGCCGCGCCTTGACGGACGTGTCGAACGTGATCACGCGGGCGAGGCCGGCTTCGAAGTCGACGGTCACGCCGACCGCGACGACGTGCGGGGTGCCGTCCGGGCGGACGGTCGTCAGGGACGCCAGGCGTCGTTCGGTCCAGAAGGCGCGGAAGTCCGCGCCGCGGTCGATCTCCATGCCCCCACGCTAGCCCGTCCGGGCAAGCATGGGGCCGTGAAACCACTCACGGTAATTGTAAGGAAAGTTTCCTAACGGTCTTGACCAGGTCTTGAACCTTCTGTCACGCTCGGACCCGCCGTCGCCGCAGCCATTCGATGTCCTTTACGGAGGAGCGATGAAGAAGATCGTCCGGGCGGTGGTGGCCACGGCCGCGCTGGCCGCCGGGCTGCTGAGCGTGCCGACGACCGCGTCCGCGGCCGGCACCCCCTACGTGCCGGGAACCCTGCGGCCGTCGGTCTCGCAGGCCACGCAGGACCAGGTGCTCCAGAAGTACTACGACTTCTGGAAGAAGAACTTCCTGACGATCAAGTGCGGCAGCGGCACCTACGCCGTGCTGTCGAAGGACGCCGACCACTCGTTCGTGGCCGAGGGCGAGGGTTACGGCGTCACGATCTCGGCGATGATGGCCGACAAGGACCCGCAGGCCCGCGCGATCGTCGACGGGATCGTGAAGTTCGTCAAGGCCCACCCGTCGGTCAACAACAAGGACCTGCACGCGGCCGAGCAGGACGCGAACTGCAAGAGCGTCAACGGCAGCGACTCGGCCACCGACGGCGACCTCGAAATCGCGTACGGCCTGCTGATCGCGGACACGAAGTGGGGCAGCACGGGGTCGGTCGACTACAAGGCCGAGGCCGTCCGGATCATCAACGCGATCAAGAAGAGCGAGGTCAACAACAGCACCAAGTTCACGCTGCTGGGTGACTGGGGCAACGACGCGGAGTACAAGAACAGCTCGCGCTCGTCGGACTGGATGCCCGGGCACCTGCGGGCGTTCGCGAAGGCCACCGGCGACAGCTTCTGGGACTCCGTGCGCACCCGGTCGGAGACCGCGGTGAGCCAGCTGCAGTCGCAGTACGCGCCGAACACCGGGCTGCTGCCGGACTTCGTGGTGAACACGAACTCGACGCCGAAGCCGGCGCCGGCGGACTTCCTCGAGGGCGAGAACGACGGCAAGTACAGCTGGAACGCCTGCCGCGACCCGTGGCGTCTCGGCGCGGACGCGATCTCGGCGTCCGGCAGCGCGGCGGCCGCGCAGGTCCGCAAGATGAACACGTGGATCAAGTCCGCGACGGGCGGCGACCCGTCGAAGATCCAGAGCGGCTACTCGCTGTCGGGCACGAAGACCGAGAGCGGCCAGCACCCGTGCTTCACGGCGCCGTTCGCGGTGGCGGCGATGACGGACCCGGGCAGCCAGGCGTGGCTGGACAAGCTGTGGACGTCGATCGCGGCGTTCGCCCCGGACTCGACGGACTACTACGGAACGGGCATCACGGTCCAGGTGCTGCTCATCCTGACCGGTAACTACGTGGCCGCTTAGTCGCACCGGCCGTCCCGCACCTCGATATTTCGGGTGCGGGGCGGCCGGTTCGTACGTGAAACTGGAGCCATGACCGGTCACCCGCGCAGTGTCGAGGAGCTGACCCGTGCGCTGGACGCGGGGAAGCGGTTCAAGTACGTCTGCTTCTGGGGCAACCAGCCGCCGCGCGGGGGCGGCGTCGGCTCGGGGTGCCTCAGCCAGTGGTGGCCGTCGCCGTTCGTGGTCGACGACGTCCGGTTCGCCACGGCCGAGCACCACATGATGTGGCGCAAAGCAAAACTCTTCGGCGACGACGAGGTGGCCGCGCAGGTCCTGGCCGCGGTGCACCCCAAGCAGGCGAAGGACTTCGGCCGTCGCGTGCGACGTTTCGACGAGGCGACGTGGGTCGCCTGCCGCCGCGAGATCGTCGTCGACGGCAACGTCGCGAAGTTCGCCCAGCACCCCGATCTCGGCCGCTACCTGACCGGCACCGGCGATCGTGTGGTGGTCGAAGCGAGCCCCGTCGACCGGGTCTGGGGGATCGGCCTGGCCGCCGACGACCCGCGGACCGGGAACCCCCGCGGCTGGCGGGGGCTGAACCTGCTCGGCTTCGCCCTCGCCGATGTCCGGGCTCAGCTCGGTTCGCGCACGGGGAGCCCGGCCGCGCGGTAGATCGCGTCGAT
This genomic window contains:
- a CDS encoding TetR/AcrR family transcriptional regulator translates to MPPVTRRAYFEAALKALAEHGFTELNVGRLCRDLGVTSGSFYHHFGGWPGFVQQLLDHWENRQVLILRERDFGTGGPSADFAALMDLTLGLHHEAEAAIRAWGMNDESVRAAQKRVDEARVRTVGKAVTGIVGDRELARTLTSLGMAMLVGHQQLASAGEHSELAALLAEYTRLVHARAG
- a CDS encoding TIGR03618 family F420-dependent PPOX class oxidoreductase, whose amino-acid sequence is MEIDRGADFRAFWTERRLASLTTVRPDGTPHVVAVGVTVDFEAGLARVITFDTSVKARLIRAAGADGIPVAVCQLDGPKWSTLEGRAVLRDDPESVRDAENRYAARYRQPKPNPRRVVLEITVNRILGNA
- a CDS encoding glycosyl hydrolase family 8 — protein: MKKIVRAVVATAALAAGLLSVPTTASAAGTPYVPGTLRPSVSQATQDQVLQKYYDFWKKNFLTIKCGSGTYAVLSKDADHSFVAEGEGYGVTISAMMADKDPQARAIVDGIVKFVKAHPSVNNKDLHAAEQDANCKSVNGSDSATDGDLEIAYGLLIADTKWGSTGSVDYKAEAVRIINAIKKSEVNNSTKFTLLGDWGNDAEYKNSSRSSDWMPGHLRAFAKATGDSFWDSVRTRSETAVSQLQSQYAPNTGLLPDFVVNTNSTPKPAPADFLEGENDGKYSWNACRDPWRLGADAISASGSAAAAQVRKMNTWIKSATGGDPSKIQSGYSLSGTKTESGQHPCFTAPFAVAAMTDPGSQAWLDKLWTSIAAFAPDSTDYYGTGITVQVLLILTGNYVAA
- a CDS encoding NADAR family protein; translation: MTGHPRSVEELTRALDAGKRFKYVCFWGNQPPRGGGVGSGCLSQWWPSPFVVDDVRFATAEHHMMWRKAKLFGDDEVAAQVLAAVHPKQAKDFGRRVRRFDEATWVACRREIVVDGNVAKFAQHPDLGRYLTGTGDRVVVEASPVDRVWGIGLAADDPRTGNPRGWRGLNLLGFALADVRAQLGSRTGSPAAR